One genomic segment of Ipomoea triloba cultivar NCNSP0323 chromosome 9, ASM357664v1 includes these proteins:
- the LOC116030745 gene encoding plant UBX domain-containing protein 4 — MSSRDKKPSKSSSSSGRIGGIRTLSDLNRPSGHDSDSDSDAPQEYYTGGEKSGMLVQDPTKHNDVDAIFDQARQLGAVQGPLENLRPSSSSTSFTGVGRTLTGDTVPPTAPQPPESVVHNIVFWRNGFTINDGPLRRLDDPENAPFLESIKKSECPKELEPADRRTSVHVNLIRRDENCPEPETRNVPFQGVGRTLGGSSNPATSEPTAPTPLNTAPSPSMGIVVDKSLPSTSVQLRLADGTRMVAHFNNHHTVGDIRSFINASRPGGSGAYELQTGFPPKVLSDNSQTIEQAGLANSVIIQK; from the exons CAGCAGCAGCGGCCGGATCGGCGGCATACGAACTCTCTCCGATTTGAATCGCCCCTCCGGCCACGACTCCGATAGCGACTCCGATGCCCCCCAAGAATACTACACTGGCGGTGAAAAGAG TGGAATGCTTGTGCAAGATCCTACAAAGCATAATGATGTGGATGCAATTTTTGATCAAGCTAGGCAGCTAGGTGCCGTGCAAGGTCCTCTGGAAAACCTCCGACCTTCTTCTAGCTCAACAAGCTTCACTGGAGTTGGAAGGACACTGACAGGGGATACAGTTCCACCTACTGCCCCACAACCACCTGAGTCTGTTGTGCACAATATTGTGTTTTGGAGAAATGGTTTCACTATTAATGATGGTCCTTTGAGGAGATTGGATGATCCTGAAAATGCTCCTTTTCTGGAG AGCATTAAAAAATCTGAGTGTCCTAAAGAGCTGGAGCCTGCAGATAGGAGGACCTCCGTTCATGTCAATCTCATAAGGAGGGATGAGAATTGTCCA GAACCAGAGACACGCAATGTTCCATTTCAGGGTGTTGGAAGAACTCTCGGTGGCAGCTCAAACCCAGCAACTTCTGAGCCAACTGCACCCACTCCCCTCAACACTGCTCCATCACCTTCAATGGGCATAGTAGTTGACAAATCATTGCCGTCAACTTCAGTTCAGCTTAGGTTGGCTGATGGGACTCGCATGGTGGCACACTTCAATAACCACCATACTGTCGGTGACATCCGCTCTTTCATCAATGCATCTAGGCCTGGTGGCAGCGGGGCTTACGAATTGCAAACAGGCTTCCCTCCCAAAGTCCTAAGTGACAACTCCCAAACCATCGAGCAGGCTGGACTGGCAAATTCTGTCATCATTCAGAAgtaa